A window of the Scophthalmus maximus strain ysfricsl-2021 chromosome 8, ASM2237912v1, whole genome shotgun sequence genome harbors these coding sequences:
- the avpi1 gene encoding uncharacterized protein avpi1, protein MAEAPAFIQDGLPVEWNLSSRRSRKPGCSNIFTGVNMHQLHRLFKTAGDRDATHRAKLVWQGTDALMEEAEKRERDGEEREDEAGLAQALVGLRVRARNKAGFRAEGQRDHKWLRASAYLGIEEPLSGYNVQDEESPGESLSPAEEDIPENPNPFKPSPWRLGLARQDSARDSERYLHRILH, encoded by the exons ATGGCAGAGGCCCCAGCTTTCATTCAGGATGGTCTGCCTGTGGAGTGGAACCTTTCCAGTCGACGCAGCAGGAAGCCGGGATGCTCCAATATCTTTACGGGAGTAAACATGCACCAACTGCACAGGCTGTTTAAAACAGCTGGAGACAGAGATGCGACACATCGGGCAAAGCTGGTGTGGCAAGGGACGGATGCACTtatggaggaggcagagaagagggagagggacggggaggagagagaggacgaggcgGGACTCGCCCAGGCTTTAGTGGGGCTCAGAGTCCGAGCAAGGAATAAAGCAGGTTTCAGAGCGGAAGGACAGAGAGATCACAAGTGGCTCAGAGCGTCAGCATATCTCGG GATTGAGGAGCCATTATCGGGCTACAACGTACAGGATGAGGAGAGTCCGGGTGAATCCCTGTCGCCCGCTGAGGAAGACATTCCAGAAAACCCTAATCCCTTCAAACCCTCCCCATGGAGGTTGGGTTTGGCAAGGCAGGATAGTGCCAGAGACTCTGAACGCTACCTTCACCGCATCCTCCACTGA
- the pi4k2a gene encoding phosphatidylinositol 4-kinase type 2-alpha: MDETSPLVSPLRDSGDFSYGPTEPTSPRGAFGSTPGSVVRIPAGSPGCSRERQPLLDRDRGSTTREPHGNEFPEDPEFREIIRKAERAIEEGIYPERIYQGSSGSYFVKDSRGKIIGVFKPKNEEPYGQLNPKWTKWLQKLCCPCCFGRDCLVLNQGYLSEAGASLVDQKLELNIVPRTKVVYLASETFNYSAIDRVKSRGKRLALEKVPKVGQRFHRIGLPPKVGSFQLFVDGYKDADFWLRRFEAEPLPENTNRQLQLQFERLVVLDYIIRNTDRGNDNWLLKYDCPMDPVGSRDTDWVVVKDPIIKLAAIDNGLAFPLKHPDSWRAYPFYWAWLSQAKVPFSQEIRELVLPKLSDPNFIKDLEEDLYELFKKDPGFDRGQFHRQVAVMRGQILNLCQALKDGKTPLQLVQMPPVIVETARAPQRANSESYTQSFQSRRPFFTWW; the protein is encoded by the exons ATGGACGAGACGAGTCCTCTTGTCTCTCCGCTCCGGGACTCCGGTGATTTCAGCTACGGTCCCACGGAGCCCACCAGCCCGCGGGGCGCGTTTGGAAGCACCCCGGGCTCCGTGGTGCGGATCCCGGCTGGCAGTCCGGGGTGCAGCCGGGAGAGACAGCCGCTGCTGGACCGGGACCGCGGCAGCACAACGCGGGAGCCGCACGGGAACGAGTTCCCGGAAGATCCCGAGTTCCGAGAGATCATCCGAAAGGCCGAGCGGGCCATCGAGGAGGGGATCTATCCGGAGAGGATCTACCAGGGGTCCAGCGGCAGCTATTTTGTCAAAGACTCGCGGGGG AAGATCATTGGCGTGTTCAAACCAAAAAACGAAGAGCCCTATGGCCAGCTGAACCCAAAGTGGACTAAGTGGCTGCAGAAGCTGTGCTGTCCCTGCTGTTTCGGTCGTGACTGTTTGGTCCTGAACCAGGGTTACCTCTCGGAGGCCGGCGCCAGCCTGGTCGACCAGAAACTGGAGCTCAACATTGTTCCTAGAACCAAg gTGGTGTACCTGGCTAGTGAAACATTCAACTACAGCGCCATTGACAGGGTCAAATCTCGAGGAAAAAGGCTGGCCCTGGAGAAGGTGCCAAAAGTGGGGCAGCGCTTTCACAGGATTGGATTGCCGCCAAAG GTTGGTTCCTTCCAGCTCTTTGTTGATGGATACAAGGACGCAGATTTCTGGCTGCGGAGATTCGAAGCGGAGCCTTTGCCTGAAAACACCAATCGTCAGCTCCAGCTGCAGTTTGAGCGGCTCGTTGTGCTCGATTACATCATCAGGAACACAG ACAGGGGAAATGACAACTGGCTGCTGAAGTACGACTGTCCGATGGACCCTGTTGGGAGCAGA gacacagaCTGGGTGGTAGTAAAGGATCCCATCATCAAACTGGCAGCCATAGACAACGGCCTCGCCTTCCCCCTCAAACACCCCGACTCCTGGAGAGCCT ACCCATTCTATTGGGCGTGGCTTTCCCAGGCCAAAGTTCCTTTCTCCCAGGAAATCAGAGAGTTGGTCCTGCCCAAACTTTCTGACCCAAATTTCATCAAAGACCTGGAGGAGGACCTGTATGAACTATTCAAG AAAGACCCCGGCTTTGACAGAGGACAGTTTCACAGACAAGTAGCCGTAATGAGGGGACAG ATCCTGAACCTGTGCCAAGCCCTGAAGGATGGTAAAACACCCCTCCAGTTGGTCCAGATGCCCCCAGTAATCGTCGAAACAGCCAGAGCACCTCAGAGAGCCAACAGTGAGTCATACACACAGAGTTTCCAAAGCAGACGACCCTTCTTCACCTGGTGGTAG
- the zfyve27 gene encoding protrudin isoform X1 yields the protein MTMHNTGASHDPSQGAGERGELVHTLSKETPGSPDASELGSPRCIPNFDLLNMVVSYKRMALFLEPAADAVELSRFLLGWKMPLCSLLVCIFLNVFFCTVNEVGWFSVGVVAVLAPAALGYRQDRCGGRASEAELQRSRYHAVHRRDLQTVHLTKQEAMLEVKDLLKHLDDMLASACQSAEAIHKVLYWDNHTKSSRFYGGMFIVVCLLYIAPVGWVLAGLNSALFLWNRDFCRVLLDIRNLFQVGQNKASQGRCDEQEQGNLLDRTPTPTSLEDLSPGSVEEAEEAEPDDEFKDAIEEHSISLQETPLVLVEDDDGPLGAPEYDTISENGLLSRNEPIRSKVSKLTEKLRKRYPTTSTGNCSSCNAVFSVLKKRRNCSNCGNSFCSRCCSFKVLRACMGATAPEAQRETVFVCAACNTSLIKLQ from the exons ATGACAATGCACAATACCGGAGCCTCCCACGATCCCTCACAGGGCGCAGGGGAACGGGGGGAGCTGGTGCACACATTGTCAAAAGAGACCCCCGGGTCTCCAGATGCCTCTGAGTTGGGGAGCCCACGGTGCATACCAAACTTTGACCTCCTCAACATGGTCGTGTCCTATAAGAGAATGGCTCTGTTTCTAGAACCAGCTGCAGATGCAGTGGAGCTGAGCCGCTTTCTGCTCGg ATGGAAGATGCCCCTGTGCTCTCTGCTTGTGTGTATATTCCttaatgttttcttctgcactGTTAATGAAG TGGGTTGGTTCTCAGTTGGTGTGGTGGCGGTGTTGGCCCCGGCTGCCTTGGGTTACCGGCAGGACAGGTGTGGGGGCAGAGCGTCAGAAGCTGAGCTTCAGAGGAGCCGCTATCACGCTGTGCATCGCAGAGACCTGCAGACAGTTCATCTCACCAAACAGGAGGCCATGCTGGAAGTAAAAGACCT GTTGAAGCACCTAGATGACATGTTGGCCTCAGCCTGTCAGTCAGCAGAAGCTATTCACAAGGTCCTGTACTGGGATAATCACACCAAGTCATCAAG ATTCTATGGAGGAATGTTTATAGTGGTGTGTCTGCTCTACATTGCTCCTGTGGGCTGGGTGCTCGCTGGGCTCAACAGTGCCCTCTTCCTGTGGAACAGAGACTTCTGCAGAG TTTTGTTGGACATTAGGAATCTCTTCCAAGTGGGCCAGAACAAAGCCTCACAGGGGCGGTGTGATGAACAGGAACAAGGCAACTTGCTGGACAGGACCCCGACACCAACCAGTCTGGAG GACCTGTCTCCTGGCAGtgtggaggaggctgaggaagcAGAGCCTGATGATGAGTTTAAGGATGCCATTGAG GAACATTCGATTTCTCTGCAG GAAACCCCTTTGGTCTTAGTG gAGGATGACGATGGGCCTCTCGGAGCGCCGGAGTACGACACCATCTCAGAAAATGGTCTCTTGAGCCGCAATGAGCCAATACGCAGCAAGGTGTCCaaactgacagagaaactgCGTAAACGCTACCCCACCACCAGCACAG GAAACTGTTCGAGCTGCAATGCTGTTTTCTCAGTGCTGAAGAAAAGG AGGAACTGCAGTAACTGTGGCAACAGCTTCTGTTCTCGATGCTGTTCTTTTAAGGTGCTGAGAGCTTGCATGGGAGCAACAG ctCCAGAGGCCCAGAGAGAgaccgtgtttgtttgtgctgcctGTAATACCTCTCTCATCAAGCTACAGTGA
- the LOC118312077 gene encoding zinc finger protein 79-like: MKPQLSGATRRASATPHAADDAALLLQEELVAAIYGAFEVAVQIAVGEVKRLLGRNSGDMYEGMRRENESLKQRLHRAEAMLEPASDGSPPPTKRHLDPPDQYGRTRPTLDAGGVHGCEGVRGDAPPARPPPSDPQDRHVSRHEEQRSGGDVASEPQEEERHGGCTERVTEEISRECVVKVETGKQPCQDSTAQDCNVAPLPGNGAKSTLEQVTVKQEMPEEEESDGSACFLDSIKVEEFSLESVLEWETDVPDTLSQDPNTRLPQAHPTNMTTGLPPPTDLPSLSSEFPIFQVAEPAPIPEPRPQIYGVHVRTSHTIGNIYSCKFCGETFHLPSLLRRHHGQCPQRLQQHFQEPGAGSKRNRLQLYPPGCSPFRCTECNREFNRMENLKTHLRIHTGERPYTCSVCFKCFRHSGALTRHFRIHTGEKPYICGQCGKSFRNCGGLKFHQHSHSKQLQLSGTQEF, from the exons ATGAAGCCGCAGCTGAGCGGGGCCACGAGACGCGCGTCTGCGACTCCGCACGCCGCGGATGACGCTGCGCTGCTTTTGCAAGAGGAGCTTGTTGCGGCGATATACGGAGCGTTCGAAGTGGCCGTGCAGATCGCAGTTGGAGAGGTGAAAAGGCTGCTGGGCCGGAACTCGGGAGACATGTACGAGGGGATGCGACGAGAGAACGAGTCCCTCAAGCAAAGGCTGCACAGGGCTGAAGCCATGTTGGAGCCCGCGAGCGACGGAAGCCCTCCGCCCACAAAGCGACACCTCGACCCCCCGGATCAATACGGTCGAACAAGACCCACGCTTGACGCAGGTGGTGTGCATGGTTGTGAGGGGGTCAGAGGTGACGCGCCCCCTGCCCGGCCCCCGCCCTCCGACCCCCAGGATCGACACGTGAGCAGACATGAAGAGCAGAGGTCGGGCGGTGATGTGGCTTCAGAGCCACAGGAGGAAGAACGACATGGTGGATGCACCGAGA GAGTCACTGAAGAGATTTCCCGTGAATGTGTGGTGAAGGTAGAAACCGGTAAGCAGCCGTGTCAGGACTCGACGGCTCAAGACTGCAATGTGGCTCCACTTCCCGGCAACGGCGCCAAGTCCACATTGGAGCAGGTCACAGTAAAGCAGGAGATGcccgaagaggaggagagcgatgGTTCAGCTTGCTTTTTAGACTCTATCAAAGTGGAGGAGTTTAGCCTGGAGTCTGTGTTGGAGTGGGAAACAGATGTGCCGGATACTCTGAGCCAAGATCCAAACACCAGGCTGCCTCAGG ctcaTCCTACGAACATGACTACAGGCCTTCCACCACCAACAGATCTTCCGTCCCTCTCCTCCGAGTTTCCCATCTTCCAGGTGGCAGAACCAGCTCCCATCCCAGAACCCCGTCCGCAGATTTATGGAGTCCATGTGCGGACCAGCCACACCATCGGCAACATTTACTCCTGCAAGTTCTGTGGTGAGACCTTCCACCTGCCCAGCTTGCTGCGGCGCCACCATGGCCAGTGCCCACAGAGGCTCCAGCAGCACTTTCAGGAGCCTGGAGCAGGAAGCAAGAGAAACAGACTGCAGCTCTACCCTCCGGGCTGCAGCCCCTTCCGCTGCACGGAGTGCAACAGAGAGTTCAACCGCATGGAGAACCTCAAGACCCACCTTCGCATACACACGGGAGAGAGACCGTACACCTGCTCGGTGTGCTTCAAGTGTTTCCGTCACTCTGGTGCATTAACCAGACACTTCCGTATCCACACGGGAGAGAAGCCGTACATCTGTGGACAGTGTGGGAAGTCGTTCAGAAACTGCGGGGGGCTTAAATTCCACCAGCATTCACACAGCAAGCAGCTACAGTTAAGTGGGACTCAAGAGTTTTAA
- the zfyve27 gene encoding protrudin isoform X2, with translation MTMHNTGASHDPSQGAGERGELVHTLSKETPGSPDASELGSPRCIPNFDLLNMVVSYKRMALFLEPAADAVELSRFLLGWKMPLCSLLVCIFLNVFFCTVNEVGWFSVGVVAVLAPAALGYRQDRCGGRASEAELQRSRYHAVHRRDLQTVHLTKQEAMLEVKDLLKHLDDMLASACQSAEAIHKVLYWDNHTKSSRFYGGMFIVVCLLYIAPVGWVLAGLNSALFLWNRDFCRVLLDIRNLFQVGQNKASQGRCDEQEQGNLLDRTPTPTSLEDLSPGSVEEAEEAEPDDEFKDAIEEHSISLQEDDDGPLGAPEYDTISENGLLSRNEPIRSKVSKLTEKLRKRYPTTSTGNCSSCNAVFSVLKKRRNCSNCGNSFCSRCCSFKVLRACMGATAPEAQRETVFVCAACNTSLIKLQ, from the exons ATGACAATGCACAATACCGGAGCCTCCCACGATCCCTCACAGGGCGCAGGGGAACGGGGGGAGCTGGTGCACACATTGTCAAAAGAGACCCCCGGGTCTCCAGATGCCTCTGAGTTGGGGAGCCCACGGTGCATACCAAACTTTGACCTCCTCAACATGGTCGTGTCCTATAAGAGAATGGCTCTGTTTCTAGAACCAGCTGCAGATGCAGTGGAGCTGAGCCGCTTTCTGCTCGg ATGGAAGATGCCCCTGTGCTCTCTGCTTGTGTGTATATTCCttaatgttttcttctgcactGTTAATGAAG TGGGTTGGTTCTCAGTTGGTGTGGTGGCGGTGTTGGCCCCGGCTGCCTTGGGTTACCGGCAGGACAGGTGTGGGGGCAGAGCGTCAGAAGCTGAGCTTCAGAGGAGCCGCTATCACGCTGTGCATCGCAGAGACCTGCAGACAGTTCATCTCACCAAACAGGAGGCCATGCTGGAAGTAAAAGACCT GTTGAAGCACCTAGATGACATGTTGGCCTCAGCCTGTCAGTCAGCAGAAGCTATTCACAAGGTCCTGTACTGGGATAATCACACCAAGTCATCAAG ATTCTATGGAGGAATGTTTATAGTGGTGTGTCTGCTCTACATTGCTCCTGTGGGCTGGGTGCTCGCTGGGCTCAACAGTGCCCTCTTCCTGTGGAACAGAGACTTCTGCAGAG TTTTGTTGGACATTAGGAATCTCTTCCAAGTGGGCCAGAACAAAGCCTCACAGGGGCGGTGTGATGAACAGGAACAAGGCAACTTGCTGGACAGGACCCCGACACCAACCAGTCTGGAG GACCTGTCTCCTGGCAGtgtggaggaggctgaggaagcAGAGCCTGATGATGAGTTTAAGGATGCCATTGAG GAACATTCGATTTCTCTGCAG gAGGATGACGATGGGCCTCTCGGAGCGCCGGAGTACGACACCATCTCAGAAAATGGTCTCTTGAGCCGCAATGAGCCAATACGCAGCAAGGTGTCCaaactgacagagaaactgCGTAAACGCTACCCCACCACCAGCACAG GAAACTGTTCGAGCTGCAATGCTGTTTTCTCAGTGCTGAAGAAAAGG AGGAACTGCAGTAACTGTGGCAACAGCTTCTGTTCTCGATGCTGTTCTTTTAAGGTGCTGAGAGCTTGCATGGGAGCAACAG ctCCAGAGGCCCAGAGAGAgaccgtgtttgtttgtgctgcctGTAATACCTCTCTCATCAAGCTACAGTGA
- the zfyve27 gene encoding protrudin isoform X3, whose product MTMHNTGASHDPSQGAGERGELVHTLSKETPGSPDASELGSPRCIPNFDLLNMVVSYKRMALFLEPAADAVELSRFLLGWKMPLCSLLVCIFLNVFFCTVNEVGWFSVGVVAVLAPAALGYRQDRCGGRASEAELQRSRYHAVHRRDLQTVHLTKQEAMLEVKDLLKHLDDMLASACQSAEAIHKVLYWDNHTKSSRFYGGMFIVVCLLYIAPVGWVLAGLNSALFLWNRDFCRVLLDIRNLFQVGQNKASQGRCDEQEQGNLLDRTPTPTSLEDLSPGSVEEAEEAEPDDEFKDAIEEDDDGPLGAPEYDTISENGLLSRNEPIRSKVSKLTEKLRKRYPTTSTGNCSSCNAVFSVLKKRRNCSNCGNSFCSRCCSFKVLRACMGATAPEAQRETVFVCAACNTSLIKLQ is encoded by the exons ATGACAATGCACAATACCGGAGCCTCCCACGATCCCTCACAGGGCGCAGGGGAACGGGGGGAGCTGGTGCACACATTGTCAAAAGAGACCCCCGGGTCTCCAGATGCCTCTGAGTTGGGGAGCCCACGGTGCATACCAAACTTTGACCTCCTCAACATGGTCGTGTCCTATAAGAGAATGGCTCTGTTTCTAGAACCAGCTGCAGATGCAGTGGAGCTGAGCCGCTTTCTGCTCGg ATGGAAGATGCCCCTGTGCTCTCTGCTTGTGTGTATATTCCttaatgttttcttctgcactGTTAATGAAG TGGGTTGGTTCTCAGTTGGTGTGGTGGCGGTGTTGGCCCCGGCTGCCTTGGGTTACCGGCAGGACAGGTGTGGGGGCAGAGCGTCAGAAGCTGAGCTTCAGAGGAGCCGCTATCACGCTGTGCATCGCAGAGACCTGCAGACAGTTCATCTCACCAAACAGGAGGCCATGCTGGAAGTAAAAGACCT GTTGAAGCACCTAGATGACATGTTGGCCTCAGCCTGTCAGTCAGCAGAAGCTATTCACAAGGTCCTGTACTGGGATAATCACACCAAGTCATCAAG ATTCTATGGAGGAATGTTTATAGTGGTGTGTCTGCTCTACATTGCTCCTGTGGGCTGGGTGCTCGCTGGGCTCAACAGTGCCCTCTTCCTGTGGAACAGAGACTTCTGCAGAG TTTTGTTGGACATTAGGAATCTCTTCCAAGTGGGCCAGAACAAAGCCTCACAGGGGCGGTGTGATGAACAGGAACAAGGCAACTTGCTGGACAGGACCCCGACACCAACCAGTCTGGAG GACCTGTCTCCTGGCAGtgtggaggaggctgaggaagcAGAGCCTGATGATGAGTTTAAGGATGCCATTGAG gAGGATGACGATGGGCCTCTCGGAGCGCCGGAGTACGACACCATCTCAGAAAATGGTCTCTTGAGCCGCAATGAGCCAATACGCAGCAAGGTGTCCaaactgacagagaaactgCGTAAACGCTACCCCACCACCAGCACAG GAAACTGTTCGAGCTGCAATGCTGTTTTCTCAGTGCTGAAGAAAAGG AGGAACTGCAGTAACTGTGGCAACAGCTTCTGTTCTCGATGCTGTTCTTTTAAGGTGCTGAGAGCTTGCATGGGAGCAACAG ctCCAGAGGCCCAGAGAGAgaccgtgtttgtttgtgctgcctGTAATACCTCTCTCATCAAGCTACAGTGA